One stretch of Curtobacterium flaccumfaciens pv. betae DNA includes these proteins:
- a CDS encoding helix-turn-helix domain-containing protein, with protein sequence MTMGIAAAERCDDFGWHPRGRIDTSLVAEIEQHPRFGMGHAWSRSAAYNLTTAPTRTYLVLTMEGGFEFDVDGSPVLTEPGSLILLDGEAPTIARTLTETARFVWHLEPTMLNANRSRFRYGEPIPTGGAAIQALTSMTNALLSSPTPTSDTIRHHLALSFENLLIASLDEAGQYRHDGTHRDGLFMAALAEIEAHFRDPGFTVPRLAKEVSCSVRTLHETFRSMGSTPRREIERRRTTEANKLADALPLSLGELAVRSGFTSARQLARALNRTDPSPAQPNEPFGNRI encoded by the coding sequence ATGACGATGGGAATCGCTGCCGCAGAGCGGTGCGACGACTTCGGCTGGCACCCTCGCGGGCGCATCGACACGTCTCTGGTTGCCGAGATCGAGCAACACCCTCGATTCGGTATGGGGCACGCCTGGTCACGGTCGGCCGCCTACAACCTCACCACCGCCCCAACCCGCACCTACCTCGTACTGACGATGGAGGGCGGCTTCGAGTTCGACGTTGACGGCTCCCCCGTCCTCACCGAACCAGGATCACTGATCCTCCTCGACGGGGAAGCCCCCACCATCGCCCGCACCCTGACCGAAACGGCCCGCTTCGTATGGCACCTCGAGCCGACGATGCTCAACGCGAACCGTTCCCGGTTCCGGTACGGCGAGCCCATCCCCACCGGCGGTGCCGCGATTCAAGCGCTGACGTCGATGACCAACGCGCTGCTCAGTTCCCCCACGCCCACCAGCGACACGATCCGGCACCACCTGGCCCTGTCGTTCGAGAACCTCCTGATCGCCTCCCTCGACGAAGCCGGACAGTACCGTCATGACGGGACTCACCGTGACGGCCTGTTCATGGCGGCGCTTGCGGAGATCGAAGCGCACTTCCGCGATCCAGGGTTCACCGTCCCCCGCCTCGCGAAGGAAGTCTCGTGCAGTGTCCGGACGCTGCACGAGACGTTCCGGAGCATGGGCAGCACCCCGCGCCGGGAGATCGAGCGGCGGCGGACCACCGAGGCGAACAAGCTCGCCGATGCTCTGCCCCTGTCACTGGGGGAACTCGCAGTGCGTTCCGGTTTCACCTCTGCGCGACAGCTCGCACGCGCACTGAATCGCACAGACCCGAGCCCAGCACAGCCGAACGAGCCGTTCGGCAACCGGATCTAG
- a CDS encoding ribbon-helix-helix protein, CopG family, translated as MALSKKDQDRYSRMAAVEEAVDGEVLAGDSAHGADAAAIGQQLLLEALGTDAAVSKAIGRPRLDGAAPDGEHSPTIRVRVPQDRKERLEQLRIAQHRKYASDLVRDAIDEYLERHERDMHSIAS; from the coding sequence ATGGCTCTCTCGAAGAAGGACCAGGACCGCTACAGCCGAATGGCCGCTGTAGAGGAAGCTGTCGACGGCGAGGTGCTTGCCGGCGACAGCGCGCACGGCGCGGACGCCGCTGCGATCGGGCAGCAGCTGCTACTCGAAGCGCTCGGCACCGACGCGGCCGTATCCAAAGCGATCGGCCGCCCCAGACTCGACGGCGCCGCTCCGGACGGTGAGCACTCGCCGACAATCCGCGTGCGGGTGCCGCAGGATCGAAAAGAGCGCCTCGAGCAGCTGCGGATTGCGCAGCACCGAAAGTACGCGTCGGACCTGGTCCGTGACGCGATCGATGAGTACCTCGAGCGCCACGAGCGCGACATGCACTCGATCGCAAGCTGA
- a CDS encoding recombinase family protein: MVKLIGYARVSTRQQDTDRQEQDLLAAGVRRDDLYVDHGVSGARASRPAFDRALDALHDGDTLVVTTLDRLGRSTIDMLSFAAQLRDRGAGLRVLNLGGGDVDTSTPMGSMVFSVMAALAQMELEIKRERVRDSVTKRRTAGQDLGGRRAVFTDSQIRAAIRLLDAGEPAAQVARDLGMSRATLYRRIRLLQADDTKRS, from the coding sequence ATGGTGAAGCTGATCGGGTACGCGCGGGTATCAACACGGCAGCAGGACACCGATCGGCAAGAACAGGATCTCCTCGCTGCGGGTGTCCGCCGTGACGATCTCTACGTCGATCACGGGGTGTCCGGGGCTCGCGCCTCCCGGCCGGCGTTCGATCGTGCGCTCGACGCGCTGCACGACGGTGACACGTTGGTCGTCACCACACTCGACCGGCTCGGTAGGTCCACGATCGACATGCTCAGCTTCGCCGCGCAGCTCCGTGACAGGGGTGCGGGGCTTCGCGTGCTGAACCTCGGCGGTGGTGACGTCGATACGTCGACGCCAATGGGGTCGATGGTGTTCTCGGTCATGGCGGCGCTCGCGCAGATGGAACTCGAGATCAAACGCGAGCGGGTCCGCGACTCCGTCACCAAGCGCCGCACCGCCGGCCAGGACCTCGGCGGCCGCCGCGCGGTCTTCACCGACAGCCAAATCCGCGCCGCCATCCGGCTCCTCGACGCCGGCGAGCCAGCCGCCCAAGTTGCCCGTGACCTTGGCATGTCCCGAGCCACCCTGTACCGCCGCATCCGGCTGCTGCAAGCAGACGACACGAAGCGAAGCTAG
- a CDS encoding P-loop NTPase fold protein → MTDAIWNDDALEASDIPGRADFAAAMAQRIDHVQPGRNSAVFGLVGSWGTGKSTLLSEMRTHLSNRGWTVVEFSPWSAADVNSITAEFISTLAGAFPDKKGKVLRRSLAKYARFGVPALSAIPIAGRSAEKIADAALTYAASQPAWHVTFDQISKEVARQEKRVLVIVDDVDRLDYEELRTVLRVVRLLGRFQNVHYLLAYDQVTIDRNLHAGNSEGSSSEFMEKIVQHPFEVPPVPMVTRRSWCRAIVDAHPGVAVSDNLDNYYLEQKEDLIRLLADGIETPRSARRLKEQLDSMAPLAAEAEIDALDFIALTWLRLMQHAVWEDIRTHSDRYLGWSENDPSELPDPRMEHLPHIVMRGQSVVVARVLQFLFVRTTAGGLAGRKWRLHHERYFHRYFVVALTDADVSERLVELALAEAVAGATAMPEMNKLRAIMVSGDGERGALAIELLATARKDADTTTRPLIAFIGRLRADILTIGRDRFSRLSTVDRWLALEAERAIRLRAISASEFIDEFGYRQLVRAGYATRRLYKDDFESVRTPYDRAVALWVEQVQRDGMGGIGESDDVAVMTAFAHALDDAAHRGYLADLVGDVHDLVQIAELFVDLDRWVGSDVHYEISFHTNEFRFAVGDAINSFTAESLPPVTDLPSYEVDDRLTPDLTSAERRDYAVRRLMGILAD, encoded by the coding sequence ATGACCGATGCAATTTGGAACGACGATGCACTCGAAGCCTCAGACATCCCCGGCCGAGCAGACTTCGCCGCTGCCATGGCACAGCGGATCGATCATGTCCAGCCGGGCCGAAATTCGGCGGTCTTCGGCCTCGTCGGCTCCTGGGGAACAGGGAAGAGCACACTTCTGTCGGAGATGCGCACTCATCTGAGCAACCGGGGATGGACCGTGGTCGAATTCAGCCCCTGGTCTGCGGCAGACGTCAACTCTATTACGGCGGAGTTCATTTCTACGCTTGCGGGTGCCTTTCCTGACAAGAAGGGGAAGGTTCTGCGCCGGTCACTGGCCAAATATGCCCGCTTCGGCGTGCCTGCCCTAAGCGCCATTCCAATCGCCGGACGCTCGGCAGAAAAAATTGCGGACGCTGCACTCACGTATGCAGCCAGCCAGCCGGCCTGGCATGTAACTTTCGACCAAATAAGCAAAGAAGTTGCGCGCCAGGAAAAAAGGGTTCTCGTTATCGTCGATGACGTCGACCGACTCGATTACGAAGAGCTCAGGACTGTCCTGAGAGTCGTTCGCCTTCTCGGGCGTTTCCAAAATGTGCACTATCTGCTCGCTTACGATCAAGTCACCATTGACCGGAACCTGCACGCCGGGAATTCTGAGGGCAGCAGCTCGGAGTTCATGGAGAAGATTGTTCAACACCCGTTTGAAGTCCCTCCTGTGCCGATGGTAACGAGGCGGAGCTGGTGCCGAGCGATCGTCGATGCCCACCCCGGAGTTGCCGTCAGTGACAATCTCGACAACTATTACTTAGAGCAAAAGGAAGACTTGATTCGGCTCCTCGCAGACGGAATAGAGACCCCACGATCCGCTCGGCGACTTAAGGAACAACTCGACAGTATGGCGCCACTCGCTGCCGAAGCGGAGATTGACGCACTCGACTTCATCGCGTTGACGTGGCTGCGGCTCATGCAGCATGCGGTGTGGGAAGACATCCGTACCCACTCCGACAGGTATCTGGGTTGGTCGGAGAACGATCCAAGCGAACTCCCTGACCCGCGAATGGAGCATCTTCCGCACATCGTCATGCGTGGACAGAGCGTGGTCGTGGCCCGCGTGCTTCAGTTCCTCTTCGTTCGAACAACCGCCGGCGGCCTTGCCGGCAGGAAGTGGCGGCTGCATCATGAGCGCTACTTCCACCGCTACTTCGTCGTGGCGCTGACCGACGCCGATGTCAGCGAGCGGCTCGTAGAACTGGCCCTTGCCGAGGCGGTTGCCGGCGCAACTGCTATGCCGGAGATGAACAAACTCCGAGCCATCATGGTCAGCGGTGACGGCGAGCGCGGTGCACTTGCGATAGAACTTCTCGCTACTGCACGGAAAGATGCAGACACAACTACGCGGCCACTTATCGCCTTCATAGGGAGGCTGCGCGCAGACATATTAACAATTGGTCGAGATCGGTTTTCCCGGCTGTCCACCGTCGACCGCTGGCTAGCCCTGGAGGCCGAGCGTGCTATCCGACTAAGGGCTATCAGTGCATCAGAATTCATCGATGAATTTGGATACCGACAATTGGTGCGTGCTGGTTACGCCACGCGCCGTCTCTATAAAGATGATTTCGAATCCGTTCGCACTCCGTACGACCGAGCGGTTGCGTTGTGGGTCGAGCAAGTGCAACGGGACGGCATGGGCGGCATTGGGGAGTCAGACGATGTCGCTGTGATGACCGCCTTCGCGCATGCGTTGGACGACGCTGCGCATCGTGGCTACCTTGCCGACCTGGTTGGAGATGTGCATGACTTGGTGCAGATTGCAGAACTCTTCGTCGACCTCGATCGATGGGTTGGCTCTGATGTTCATTACGAGATATCATTTCACACCAACGAGTTTAGATTTGCCGTTGGCGATGCGATTAATAGTTTCACCGCGGAGTCGCTGCCGCCGGTAACGGATTTACCCAGCTATGAAGTAGACGACCGGCTGACACCTGACCTGACTTCCGCCGAACGCCGGGACTACGCAGTTCGACGCCTAATGGGAATATTGGCCGATTAG
- a CDS encoding YhcG family protein, whose protein sequence is MSHSSPAVSGYAAALAEVKQQVRAARFAAQRRVNTELIRLYWGIGATILQRQGDEGWGSNVIGRLAADLRAEFPEMKGFSRANLFYMRRFAGEWSADAVVQQAVGQLPWGHITVLLDRLDDHELRDWYAGQAAANGWSRNVLEHQIRSAAHSRLQAAPTNFAEVLPPGDSDLAQQITKDPYVLDFLALDGDAKERHLEQALVDRIIDTLRELGEGFAFVGRQVHFDVDGDDFYVDLLFFHVEQLRYVVIELKTGKFRPEYLGQLGFYVALVDDKLRRPQHADTVGLLLVADKNDAVVRYSLAGQQTPIGVASYDLLPPAVRAALPSEADLAAALATETDTLES, encoded by the coding sequence ATGTCTCATTCGTCGCCAGCCGTATCCGGGTATGCCGCTGCTCTTGCCGAGGTGAAGCAGCAAGTGCGTGCTGCCCGATTTGCGGCGCAGCGCCGCGTGAATACCGAACTCATTCGTCTGTACTGGGGGATCGGTGCGACGATCCTGCAGCGCCAGGGCGATGAGGGGTGGGGGAGCAACGTCATCGGCCGGCTCGCGGCGGATCTGCGTGCTGAGTTCCCGGAGATGAAGGGCTTCTCCAGGGCGAACCTGTTCTACATGCGCCGGTTCGCGGGGGAGTGGTCGGCGGATGCGGTTGTCCAACAGGCTGTTGGACAACTGCCCTGGGGGCACATCACTGTCCTCCTTGACCGGCTCGACGATCACGAGCTCCGGGACTGGTACGCCGGACAGGCGGCCGCGAATGGGTGGTCGCGGAACGTCCTCGAGCACCAGATCCGTAGCGCAGCGCACAGCCGGCTGCAGGCGGCGCCGACGAACTTCGCCGAGGTCCTGCCGCCGGGGGACTCGGATCTGGCGCAGCAGATCACGAAGGACCCGTACGTGTTGGACTTCCTCGCTCTCGACGGTGATGCGAAGGAACGCCACCTCGAGCAGGCACTGGTCGATCGGATCATCGACACCCTCCGCGAGCTCGGGGAGGGTTTTGCGTTCGTCGGCCGGCAGGTGCACTTCGACGTCGACGGGGACGACTTCTACGTCGACCTGCTGTTCTTCCACGTCGAGCAGCTCCGGTACGTGGTGATCGAGCTCAAGACTGGGAAGTTCAGGCCGGAGTACCTTGGCCAGCTCGGCTTCTACGTCGCACTCGTCGACGACAAGCTCCGCCGACCCCAGCATGCGGACACGGTCGGCTTGCTGCTGGTCGCGGACAAGAACGACGCCGTCGTCCGTTACTCCCTCGCGGGACAGCAGACCCCGATCGGTGTCGCCAGCTACGACCTCCTCCCGCCGGCGGTCCGCGCTGCTCTGCCGTCGGAAGCGGACCTCGCAGCCGCACTGGCGACGGAGACCGACACTCTCGAGTCCTGA
- a CDS encoding histone-like nucleoid-structuring protein Lsr2, producing the protein MAQKVTTHLVDDLTGDTIEDGKGRTITFGFDGAYYEIDLTDDNADALRDAFSDYIAAARKVTSRAGRTSAGSAPKRGNSEELAKIREWANANGHEVSSRGRISQAVRDAYNAAH; encoded by the coding sequence ATGGCGCAAAAAGTCACCACGCACCTCGTCGACGACCTCACCGGCGACACCATCGAGGACGGCAAGGGCCGCACCATCACGTTCGGCTTCGACGGCGCCTACTACGAAATCGACCTCACCGACGACAACGCAGACGCGCTCCGCGACGCGTTCTCCGACTACATCGCCGCCGCACGCAAAGTCACCAGCCGCGCTGGCCGCACCAGTGCCGGCAGCGCGCCGAAGCGCGGCAACTCGGAAGAGCTCGCGAAGATCCGCGAGTGGGCGAACGCGAACGGCCACGAGGTCTCCTCCCGCGGCCGCATCAGCCAGGCTGTCCGCGACGCATACAACGCCGCACACTGA
- a CDS encoding recombinase family protein — MGELLGYARVSTTDQDAALQLDALNAAGCYRVWVDTMSGSLEHRPELTKLLDQLRPGDTLVVWRLDRLGRSIRHLIDQLQALGERGVGFRSLQETIDTTSPGGRLVFHVFAALAEFERDLIRERTHAGLTAARARGRNGGRPPRLSADQVRTATRLYEQQDMTVAQIGDVLGVSRTTVYRALRRESEPVAGRRRKTSS, encoded by the coding sequence ATGGGTGAGCTTCTCGGGTACGCGCGGGTGTCAACAACCGATCAGGACGCGGCGCTGCAGCTCGACGCGTTGAACGCTGCCGGCTGCTACCGGGTGTGGGTCGACACAATGTCCGGATCGCTCGAGCACCGTCCGGAGCTCACGAAACTGCTCGATCAGCTCCGACCAGGCGACACCCTCGTCGTGTGGCGGCTCGACCGGCTCGGGCGATCCATCCGGCATCTGATCGACCAGCTGCAGGCACTCGGGGAGCGAGGTGTCGGGTTCCGATCCTTGCAAGAGACGATCGACACAACCTCACCCGGCGGCCGGCTCGTGTTCCACGTCTTCGCCGCTCTGGCCGAGTTCGAACGGGATCTCATCCGAGAACGCACGCACGCCGGCCTCACGGCTGCTCGAGCTCGAGGGCGGAACGGCGGTCGTCCGCCCCGGTTGTCGGCCGATCAGGTACGAACTGCCACGCGCCTGTACGAGCAACAGGACATGACGGTTGCGCAGATCGGCGACGTTCTCGGAGTCAGTAGGACCACGGTGTACAGGGCACTCCGGCGCGAGAGTGAACCAGTCGCGGGTCGACGTCGCAAGACGTCCAGCTGA
- a CDS encoding universal stress protein, producing the protein MPDPTSTVVDNSPYLSWSRFCAPEVGSVMTAPIGTGPVVVGVLPGLAPGVIEVASSIARRFGTTLVCVSVDASLIDAGTRSDGSVMVEPIDPDTADTTPQGLSDSDEAAVRAAATTYGVDVTFVPGVGDPSRALSQVAEDRDAAMLVVGARTGAGRIAEFFTGSVAARLTHQQHRSVLVVPVDPVGFDAPLPWDTP; encoded by the coding sequence TTGCCGGACCCAACCTCGACAGTTGTCGACAACAGTCCCTATCTCAGCTGGTCGCGCTTCTGCGCGCCTGAGGTAGGGAGTGTCATGACAGCACCAATCGGTACCGGACCGGTCGTCGTCGGCGTCCTGCCCGGCCTCGCTCCGGGTGTCATCGAGGTTGCGTCGTCCATCGCGCGCCGCTTCGGTACGACGCTGGTGTGCGTCAGCGTGGATGCATCGCTCATCGATGCCGGTACGCGCTCGGACGGGTCGGTGATGGTGGAACCGATCGACCCTGATACCGCTGACACGACACCGCAGGGCTTGTCGGACAGTGACGAGGCGGCAGTACGTGCTGCCGCAACGACCTACGGCGTCGACGTCACGTTCGTCCCGGGTGTTGGGGATCCGAGCCGGGCACTGTCGCAGGTGGCCGAAGACCGCGACGCGGCGATGCTGGTCGTCGGGGCCAGGACGGGAGCGGGTCGAATCGCGGAGTTCTTCACGGGGTCGGTCGCGGCACGGCTGACCCATCAGCAGCACCGTTCAGTGCTCGTAGTGCCCGTTGATCCGGTCGGGTTCGATGCCCCACTGCCGTGGGACACCCCGTGA
- a CDS encoding 2,3-diphosphoglycerate-dependent phosphoglycerate mutase — protein sequence MTGQLVLLRHGQSTANAAGTFTGLRDVALTEQGTAEANRAGLLLLHAGIRPDLVLTSTLERALHTAELVTDVLGRDAPIESTWRLNERNYGALTGMSKQNAQAALGAEQFFAVRRTRTGRPPRMSIRAWLALRRTPALRGLPWAAVRRTETLSDVIRRVQPVLSDRITPALRDGQTVLVVAHGNSLRALCACMDGLTDRELADLNLPTGEPLIYRFDGDGGFCPRGGEYLHPAARAAAAAVAAEGGT from the coding sequence GTGACCGGCCAGCTTGTTCTGCTCCGCCACGGACAGAGCACCGCGAACGCTGCCGGCACCTTCACCGGCTTGCGAGACGTCGCGCTGACCGAACAGGGCACCGCCGAAGCGAATCGGGCTGGGTTGCTCCTTCTGCATGCCGGCATCCGACCGGACCTCGTGCTCACGTCGACGCTCGAGCGGGCGCTCCACACGGCGGAGCTCGTCACCGACGTCCTCGGACGTGATGCGCCGATCGAGTCGACGTGGCGGTTGAACGAGCGGAACTACGGCGCCCTCACCGGCATGTCCAAGCAAAATGCGCAAGCCGCGTTGGGGGCGGAGCAGTTCTTCGCTGTTCGGAGGACCCGCACGGGTCGGCCGCCACGCATGTCGATCCGCGCGTGGCTGGCGCTCCGGCGGACGCCGGCGCTTCGTGGACTGCCGTGGGCGGCAGTTCGTCGAACCGAAACACTCTCCGACGTCATCCGCCGGGTCCAACCCGTCCTGTCGGACCGCATCACCCCGGCACTCCGCGACGGGCAGACAGTGCTCGTCGTCGCACACGGCAACTCACTGCGGGCACTGTGTGCCTGCATGGACGGCCTGACCGACCGTGAGCTCGCGGACCTGAACCTCCCCACCGGCGAACCCCTGATCTACCGGTTCGACGGCGACGGAGGGTTCTGTCCGCGGGGTGGGGAGTACCTGCATCCGGCAGCACGAGCAGCAGCGGCAGCGGTCGCTGCGGAAGGTGGAACATGA
- a CDS encoding fluoride efflux transporter FluC → MSALAFLSVAVAGGVGAAARFFVDGAINRGRQFRLPVGTLTINITGSFLLGLITGAAGHLGATPVAVLGTGLMGGYTTFSTASFETVRLARTGRTTAAAVNGLGMLVVSVAAAAAGVTLGTLT, encoded by the coding sequence ATGAGCGCCCTGGCCTTCCTCAGCGTCGCTGTCGCTGGCGGTGTCGGCGCGGCCGCACGGTTCTTCGTGGATGGTGCGATCAACCGGGGTCGGCAGTTCCGGCTCCCGGTCGGGACGCTGACGATCAACATCACCGGCTCGTTCCTGCTGGGCTTGATCACCGGCGCCGCCGGTCACCTCGGCGCTACCCCCGTCGCGGTGCTCGGAACAGGGCTCATGGGTGGCTACACCACGTTCAGCACCGCCAGCTTCGAGACCGTCCGCCTCGCACGCACCGGGCGCACCACCGCGGCTGCCGTGAACGGGCTCGGGATGCTCGTCGTCTCCGTCGCCGCAGCCGCCGCAGGCGTCACCCTCGGCACCCTCACTTGA
- a CDS encoding inorganic diphosphatase, whose translation MHFDITIEIPRGSGNKYEVDHATGRIRLDRALFTSMVFPEDYGSIDDTLGDDGDPLDALVLLPRPTFPGVVIDVRPVGMLRMVDENGGDDKILTVPAGDVRFDHVQDISDVAEPVLAEIEHFFAHYKEIEHGKHVTTNGWANRVDAEAIIRAAQERFTPHP comes from the coding sequence ATGCACTTCGACATCACGATCGAGATCCCCCGCGGCAGCGGCAACAAGTACGAGGTCGACCACGCCACCGGACGGATCCGCCTGGACCGGGCGTTGTTCACCAGCATGGTGTTCCCGGAGGACTACGGCTCGATCGACGACACTCTCGGCGATGACGGCGACCCCCTCGACGCGCTCGTGCTGCTGCCCCGGCCCACGTTCCCCGGCGTCGTCATCGACGTCCGCCCGGTCGGGATGCTCCGCATGGTCGACGAGAACGGCGGCGATGACAAGATCCTCACCGTCCCCGCCGGAGACGTCCGCTTCGACCACGTCCAGGACATCTCCGACGTCGCCGAGCCGGTCCTGGCGGAGATCGAGCACTTCTTCGCCCACTACAAGGAGATCGAGCACGGCAAGCACGTCACCACCAACGGGTGGGCGAACCGTGTCGACGCCGAAGCCATCATCCGCGCCGCACAGGAACGGTTCACCCCGCACCCCTGA
- the eno gene encoding phosphopyruvate hydratase: MNDYISNVHHTTHHQGEYVTHTSRPVTISSLHGSRILDSRGYPTIQVRLELEDGTVVTGDAPAGASTGAHEAVELRDGGSSYGGRDVSQALHLITADVAPMITGQSWTSIGQADAALAALDGTPNYRRLGANSVVATSIAMARALAAAAELPLWRWIADVTGSTPRLPVPHFNVLNGGAHAANALDFQEFMIAPVNAETMTDAVRIGSDVYHALAALVRERFGSLGLGDEGGFAPSIAAPEEALDLLVAAISAAGYEPGVDSVAIALDPAANEFALGDGSYRVVDRRLDRAGMVDYYRDLISRYPIRSIEDGFSEDDHGGWKAMSSALGDMLQIVGDDLYVTDPQRIRDGGKDGLSNAALIKPNQIGTVSQTLDAIGVARSLGMRSMVSHRSGETTDTFIADLVIGSGTGQIKSGAPARGERVAKYNRLTEIAENNPELPYGLR, encoded by the coding sequence ATGAACGACTACATCAGCAACGTCCACCACACCACCCACCATCAGGGCGAGTACGTGACCCACACCAGCCGCCCCGTCACCATCAGCAGCCTGCACGGCTCCCGGATCCTCGACTCCCGCGGCTACCCGACGATCCAGGTGCGTCTCGAGCTCGAGGACGGCACCGTCGTCACCGGTGACGCCCCCGCAGGCGCATCCACTGGCGCGCATGAGGCTGTCGAGCTTCGCGACGGCGGCAGCAGCTACGGCGGCCGCGACGTGAGCCAGGCACTGCACCTCATCACGGCGGACGTCGCACCGATGATCACCGGCCAGTCGTGGACCTCGATCGGGCAGGCCGACGCCGCCCTCGCTGCCCTCGACGGCACTCCGAACTACCGCCGGCTCGGCGCGAACAGTGTCGTCGCGACCTCGATCGCGATGGCACGCGCTCTCGCCGCCGCAGCGGAGCTGCCGCTCTGGCGTTGGATCGCAGACGTCACCGGCAGCACGCCCCGCCTGCCCGTCCCGCACTTCAACGTGCTCAACGGCGGAGCGCACGCAGCGAACGCGCTCGACTTCCAGGAGTTCATGATCGCCCCGGTGAACGCCGAGACCATGACCGACGCGGTTCGGATCGGCTCGGACGTCTACCACGCACTGGCGGCACTGGTCCGGGAACGGTTCGGCAGTCTCGGTCTCGGCGACGAAGGCGGCTTCGCCCCATCGATCGCCGCGCCCGAGGAGGCCCTCGACCTCCTCGTCGCCGCTATCAGTGCCGCTGGCTACGAGCCCGGCGTCGACTCCGTCGCGATCGCACTCGACCCGGCGGCGAACGAGTTCGCGCTCGGTGACGGTAGCTACCGGGTCGTGGACCGCCGGCTCGACCGAGCAGGCATGGTCGACTACTACCGCGACCTCATCAGCCGGTATCCAATCCGGAGCATCGAAGACGGCTTCTCCGAAGACGACCACGGCGGCTGGAAGGCGATGTCGTCCGCGCTCGGCGACATGCTCCAGATCGTCGGCGATGATCTCTACGTCACCGACCCGCAGCGCATCCGCGATGGCGGGAAGGACGGGCTCTCGAACGCAGCGCTCATCAAGCCGAACCAGATCGGCACCGTCTCCCAGACCCTCGACGCGATCGGCGTCGCACGCTCGCTCGGGATGCGGAGCATGGTGTCGCACCGGTCCGGCGAGACCACCGACACGTTCATCGCGGACCTCGTCATCGGCAGTGGAACCGGGCAGATCAAGTCCGGCGCACCCGCCCGCGGAGAACGCGTCGCCAAGTACAACCGGCTCACCGAGATCGCGGAGAACAATCCGGAGCTGCCCTACGGGCTGCGCTGA
- a CDS encoding LysR family transcriptional regulator has product MIVALRRLTDRTLDLDTLDVLARVAETGSLSAAAGALGVTQQAVSARIRVAERMVGHLLVHRSTTGSVLTETGRLVVGLAGPVLDASRHLEAGVAALRTPTGSLVVAASQTIAELLLPGWLLEFRRREPDVRVRLIAGNSAAVTDLVQSGGADLGFTETPVTAAGVSAQVIADDELAVVVAPGHPWARSTGITAEVLAATALLLREEGSGTRATLAAWLREAGLNMSVPAAVLETTSIIRANAQAGIAPAVMSLRTVAADINDGSLVRVPLAGPPLARPLRAIWSGEPQPAGSAFLRVAHEVAGRGQRSP; this is encoded by the coding sequence ATGATTGTGGCACTACGGCGACTCACGGACCGAACGCTCGACCTCGACACACTCGACGTGCTCGCACGCGTCGCCGAGACCGGCTCCCTCTCCGCTGCCGCTGGAGCGCTCGGCGTCACGCAACAGGCAGTGTCTGCTCGGATCCGGGTCGCCGAGCGCATGGTCGGTCACTTGTTGGTGCACCGCTCGACCACGGGGTCGGTGCTGACCGAGACCGGCCGGCTCGTCGTCGGGCTGGCCGGACCGGTCCTCGACGCGTCTCGCCACCTCGAGGCAGGAGTGGCTGCGCTGCGGACTCCGACGGGTTCGCTCGTCGTCGCAGCGTCACAGACGATCGCGGAGCTGCTGCTGCCGGGCTGGCTGCTCGAATTCCGACGCCGCGAACCCGACGTGCGGGTGCGTCTGATCGCGGGTAACTCCGCCGCGGTGACGGACCTCGTGCAGTCGGGTGGCGCGGACCTCGGGTTCACGGAGACCCCGGTGACGGCGGCAGGTGTGTCCGCGCAGGTGATCGCGGACGATGAGCTCGCGGTCGTCGTCGCGCCGGGCCATCCCTGGGCTCGGTCGACCGGGATCACGGCGGAGGTCCTGGCGGCGACGGCTCTGCTCCTGCGGGAAGAAGGCTCCGGGACTCGCGCGACCCTCGCCGCATGGCTCAGGGAGGCCGGTTTGAACATGTCGGTTCCGGCCGCGGTGCTGGAGACCACGAGCATCATCCGGGCGAACGCGCAGGCTGGAATTGCACCGGCGGTGATGAGCCTTCGCACGGTCGCCGCCGACATCAACGACGGGTCGCTGGTGCGGGTCCCGCTCGCTGGGCCGCCACTTGCCCGGCCATTGCGGGCGATCTGGTCGGGAGAGCCCCAGCCAGCTGGTTCTGCTTTCCTGCGCGTCGCCCACGAGGTGGCCGGGCGGGGTCAGCGCAGCCCGTAG